In Zingiber officinale cultivar Zhangliang chromosome 6A, Zo_v1.1, whole genome shotgun sequence, a single genomic region encodes these proteins:
- the LOC121996515 gene encoding protein PHOSPHATE-INDUCED 1 homolog: protein MASPLSLTLAFLLVASVAFRRCRGGGRALASLVEEQPLAMTYHKGALLSGNISLNLIWYGKFSAAQRAILSDFVVSIHHHNHSSEPSVSNWWRGGLAKYYAASRTHPPKPALRKQLIDEGYSLGRSLKDSDIRRLAARSAPRDAVNVVLTAADVAVEGFCMSRCGTHSAVARRFAYLWVGNAATQCPGQCAWPFHQPECGPQAPPLVAPNGDVGVDGMVINLAGLPAGVATNPFGGGFFQGPKEAPLEAATACPGVYGKGAYPGYAGDPLVDGTSGASYNANGVRGRKYLLPALWDPATSTCSTLT, encoded by the coding sequence ATGGCGTCTCCTCTATCCCTAACACTAGCGTTCCTCCTCGTCGCTTCCGTCGCTTTCCGGCGCTGCCGCGGCGGTGGCCGAGCGCTCGCTTCCCTGGTCGAGGAGCAACCACTGGCCATGACCTACCATAAGGGCGCCCTCCTGTCCGGCAACATCTCCCTTAATCTCATCTGGTACGGCAAGTTCTCTGCTGCCCAGCGCGCCATCTTGTCGGACTTCGTCGTCTCCATTCACCACCACAATCACTCTTCCGAGCCCTCCGTCTCCAACTGGTGGCGCGGCGGCCTCGCCAAGTATTACGCCGCCTCCCGCACCCATCCCCCCAAGCCCGCCCTCCGCAAGCAGCTCATCGACGAAGGTTACTCCCTCGGCCGATCCCTTAAGGATTCCGACATCCGCAGGCTCGCCGCCCGCAGCGCCCCGCGTGACGCCGTCAATGTGGTCCTAACCGCCGCGGACGTGGCGGTGGAGGGCTTCTGCATGAGCCGGTGCGGCACTCACTCGGCGGTGGCGCGGCGTTTCGCGTACCTGTGGGTGGGTAACGCAGCGACTCAGTGCCCCGGGCAGTGCGCGTGGCCGTTCCACCAGCCAGAGTGCGGGCCGCAGGCTCCACCCCTCGTGGCGCCCAACGGCGACGTCGGGGTCGACGGGATGGTGATCAACCTCGCTGGACTGCCAGCCGGCGTCGCCACGAATCCCTTCGGTGGCGGGTTCTTCCAAGGGCCGAAGGAGGCGCCGCTGGAGGCGGCAACGGCGTGCCCCGGAGTGTACGGCAAAGGGGCGTACCCAGGCTACGCGGGAGACCCTCTAGTGGACGGCACTTCGGGTGCTAGTTACAACGCGAATGGGGTTCGTGGAAGGAAGTATTTGTTGCCGGCTCTATGGGACCCGGCCACGTCAACCTGCTCAACGCTGACGTAG
- the LOC121996514 gene encoding protein NRT1/ PTR FAMILY 1.2-like, whose translation MAHDSNQEQSSSGKGGLRTMPFIIANEVLEKISSSGLQSNMVIYLTREYHMANAAAAVIMLSWGALSNITPIFGAFLSDSYLGRFRTIAFATISCFVGLTLMWLTAMIPGAKPQPDSPATPHQMFLLFLSLAFSSIGSAGVRPCSIPFGADQFTNGNTSDRERTLRVYFNCYYASVGLSFIFASTVVVYVQDRFGWKVGFAVPVALIVASASMFLAGSPMYVKVRSRGSTLTGFCRVVVAAVKNRSVDLEKRDLVFGYEQGSSEVFLMPSDKLRFLNRACIRRYAGDPRVCTVEQVEDLKSVIGVLPLWSAGIMVSLVMSQQFGPLQAEAMNRRLGGRFTIPAGSFSVFQLLTMTLLSACYDSYILPAVSKLSGRPARLTLKQRMGIGVLISTASTAVAALVEAKRRRTEAKRMSALWLVPQYALVGLAEAFSVIGQVEFFYVALPRTMSSYAVALWTLGLGVSNLIGTALVKAVQAATARGGRPGWLATDLDEGHYDYYYWVLTAMGVVDFFYFMVCIWAYGEEVRKKPWEVEGEALVEEQSD comes from the exons ATGGCGCATGATAGCAACCAAGAACAGTCGAGCTCCGGGAAAGGCGGTCTCAGAACCATGCCATTTATCATAG CGAATGAAGTGTTGGAGAAGATCTCCAGCTCAGGGCTGCAATCCAATATGGTTATCTACCTCACTCGGGAGTACCACATGGCgaacgccgccgccgccgtcatCATGTTATCGTGGGGCGCCCTCAGCAACATCACCCCAATCTTCGGCGCCTTCCTCTCTGACTCCTACCTCGGTCGATTCCGCACCATCGCCTTCGCCACCATCTCCTGCTTCGTG GGTCTTACTCTAATGTGGCTGACGGCGATGATCCCTGGAGCAAAACCTCAGCCAGATTCTCCGGCGACACCGCACCAGatgtttcttctctttctttcgcTGGCCTTCAGTAGCATCGGGAGCGCCGGCGTTCGACCGTGCTCCATCCCCTTCGGTGCCGACCAGTTCACCAATGGGAACACGAGCGACAGGGAGAGAACGCTGCGAGTCTACTTCAACTGCTACTACGCTTCGGTCGGCTTGTCGTTCATCTTCGCCTCCACCGTCGTGGTGTACGTCCAGGATCGGTTTGGGTGGAAGGTGGGGTTCGCGGTGCCGGTGGCGTTGATCGTCGCATCGGCATCCATGTTCTTGGCCGGCTCGCCGATGTATGTGAAGGTGAGGAGCCGCGGAAGCACCTTGACTGGGTTTTGCCGGGTGGTGGTGGCGGCGGTGAAGAATCGAAGCGTGGATTTGGAGAAACGggatttggtttttggttatgaACAGGGGAGTTCTGAGGTGTTCTTGATGCCTTCAGACAAATTGAG ATTCTTGAACAGAGCATGCATCAGACGGTACGCCGGTGACCCGCGAGTGTGCACGGTGGAGCAAGTGGAGGATCTCAAATCGGTGATCGGAGTGCTACCGCTTTGGTCGGCGGGGATCATGGTGAGCCTGGTGATGAGCCAGCAGTTCGGCCCCCTGCAAGCCGAGGCCATGAACCGCCGCCTCGGCGGTCGCTTCACCATCCCCGCCGGCTCCTTCTCCGTCTTCCAGCTCCTCACCATGACCCTCTTGTCCGCTTGCTACGATAGTTACATCCTCCCGGCGGTATCCAAACTCTCCGGCCGCCCAGCCAGGTTGACACTGAAGCAGAGGATGGGTATCGGGGTTCTAATCTCCACGGCCTCCACCGCGGTAGCGGCCCTGGTCGAGGCAAAGCGGCGCAGGACGGAAGCGAAGAGGATGTCGGCGCTGTGGTTAGTGCCGCAGTACGCGCTGGTGGGGCTGGCTGAAGCGTTCAGCGTGATCGGGCAGGTGGAGTTCTTCTATGTTGCGCTGCCGAGGACGATGAGCAGCTACGCGGTGGCGCTGTGGACGCTCGGACTCGGCGTGTCCAACTTGATTGGGACGGCACTAGTGAAGGCGGTGCAAGCGGCGACTGCGAGGGGAGGAAGGCCGGGATGGCTAGCCACCGACCTAGACGAGGGGCACTACGACTACTACTATTGGGTTTTGACGGCGATGGGGGTGGTGGATTTCTTCTACTTCATGGTTTGTATCTGGGCGTACGGTGAGGAGGTGAGGAAGAAGCCATGGGAGGTTGAAGGAGAAGCTTTGGTGGAGGAACAGAGTGATTAG